A region from the Parasphingopyxis sp. CP4 genome encodes:
- a CDS encoding nuclear transport factor 2 family protein — protein sequence MQYPSTLDRDGLIELATKTYFGNVDAKNMEATLACFHDTALFTIQTDHTIHEGKAGIQEMFETFFGSFETIVHQDFVCTVDEKNGRIAASFEAVLTDENGEVTRLYNTNFWRVRGDKFQEVYVYMSGANVLV from the coding sequence ATGCAATATCCAAGCACACTGGACCGGGACGGCCTGATCGAGCTGGCGACGAAGACCTATTTTGGCAATGTCGATGCGAAGAATATGGAAGCGACGCTGGCCTGCTTCCACGATACCGCGCTCTTCACCATCCAGACCGATCACACCATCCATGAGGGTAAAGCGGGCATCCAGGAGATGTTCGAGACCTTTTTCGGTAGCTTCGAAACCATCGTCCATCAGGATTTTGTCTGCACCGTCGATGAGAAAAACGGCCGGATCGCGGCCTCCTTTGAAGCCGTGTTGACCGACGAAAATGGCGAAGTGACCCGGCTCTACAACACCAATTTCTGGCGTGTCAGGGGCGACAAGTTCCAGGAAGTCTATGTCTATATGAGCGGCGCCAACGTCCTCGTCTAA
- a CDS encoding nuclear transport factor 2 family protein produces MSNPYPYYIDIVTKRYFDGVDNKRLDQVLDCFHADAVLHEMTSDTKHDGIDAIRTMFEGLFSTNGRIWHGNFVHSADPESNSVCSQFTVEIEPNELGEELVYQNCNRFYLEGDKFQTVYVYMSGDNLLK; encoded by the coding sequence ATGAGCAATCCCTATCCATATTATATCGATATCGTCACCAAGCGGTATTTCGATGGTGTCGACAATAAGCGCCTCGATCAGGTGCTCGACTGTTTCCACGCCGATGCCGTGCTTCATGAGATGACATCGGACACCAAGCATGACGGGATCGATGCCATCCGGACCATGTTCGAAGGGCTGTTCTCCACCAATGGTCGGATCTGGCATGGCAATTTCGTCCATAGCGCAGACCCCGAAAGCAATTCGGTCTGCTCCCAGTTCACGGTCGAGATCGAACCCAATGAGCTCGGCGAGGAGCTCGTCTACCAAAACTGCAATCGCTTCTACCTGGAAGGCGACAAGTTCCAGACTGTGTACGTCTATATGAGCGGCGACAATCTGCTGAAATAG
- a CDS encoding aspartate/glutamate racemase family protein: protein MHRIKVIVPIPMDEAGIANRAEQLPPPMVRDGFEPVFEAVSWGAALGDSYHDMLLMDWTVFQAGISAEEDGFDGVLIDTVSDSGLRALRSRLSIPVAGPGESAFYAACMMGKKFSILTMWDEWFPLYEKTITEYGLEKRLASMRSIDTRPDVTELLAGKEEVIFGKLEEAANRCIEEDGADVIVLGSTTMHQSAAHLDSQLPIPVINPGVIAYKMLETFVELGMTHSKKAFPTPEVPKDAEIAG from the coding sequence ATGCACCGGATAAAGGTCATTGTACCGATACCGATGGACGAAGCGGGCATAGCGAACCGCGCCGAGCAATTGCCGCCTCCGATGGTCCGTGACGGTTTTGAGCCGGTGTTCGAGGCCGTCTCCTGGGGTGCGGCGCTCGGCGATAGCTATCATGACATGTTGCTAATGGACTGGACGGTGTTCCAGGCTGGGATCTCAGCTGAGGAAGATGGCTTTGACGGTGTGCTGATTGATACGGTTAGCGATTCCGGATTGCGCGCATTGCGTTCGCGCCTTTCAATTCCCGTGGCTGGCCCTGGTGAAAGCGCCTTCTACGCGGCTTGCATGATGGGCAAGAAATTCTCGATCCTGACGATGTGGGATGAATGGTTCCCGCTCTACGAAAAGACGATCACCGAATATGGCTTGGAGAAACGTCTGGCATCGATGCGGTCTATCGATACGCGCCCCGATGTCACCGAGCTGCTCGCTGGCAAGGAAGAGGTGATCTTCGGCAAGCTCGAAGAAGCGGCCAATCGCTGTATCGAGGAAGATGGCGCCGATGTGATCGTGCTCGGCTCAACGACGATGCATCAATCGGCGGCACATCTCGATAGCCAACTGCCTATCCCGGTGATCAATCCGGGCGTGATCGCATACAAAATGCTCGAGACATTCGTCGAGCTGGGCATGACGCACAGCAAGAAAGCCTTTCCAACCCCCGAAGTTCCCAAAGATGCGGAGATCGCCGGATGA
- a CDS encoding GntR family transcriptional regulator: protein MSTAADKAYSGIRALILDGTLAAGEQLKEEELADRIGVSRTPIRDALRRLEAEFFVTRSDSQRSFVADQSVEDIDEIFTLRAMLEGHVAARAATVGGPGLAAKLRKIVDSAGDPSDVDAFLDHNADFHAEVLAGAGSERLATMLARLVSQPIVHRTARNYDAGQFERSLAEHRELVDAIDRGDAEWARSVMTSHIRRAFHVFEAATQSLSREK, encoded by the coding sequence ATGTCAACCGCAGCCGATAAAGCATATTCCGGTATCCGGGCGCTCATTCTCGATGGCACATTGGCCGCTGGGGAGCAGTTGAAGGAAGAGGAGCTCGCCGACCGGATCGGTGTGTCCCGCACGCCTATCCGTGATGCATTGCGGCGATTGGAAGCCGAGTTTTTCGTTACGCGCAGCGATAGCCAGCGGAGCTTTGTTGCAGACCAATCGGTTGAGGATATCGACGAAATCTTCACATTGCGGGCAATGCTGGAAGGCCATGTCGCGGCGCGCGCGGCCACTGTGGGCGGTCCGGGACTGGCAGCAAAACTCAGGAAAATCGTCGATAGCGCCGGAGATCCCAGCGATGTCGATGCCTTTCTCGATCACAATGCCGATTTCCACGCCGAGGTACTGGCCGGCGCCGGTTCAGAGCGTCTGGCGACCATGCTGGCGCGCCTCGTCAGCCAGCCGATCGTTCACCGAACAGCTCGCAATTATGATGCGGGCCAGTTTGAACGCAGCCTGGCCGAGCATCGCGAGCTTGTCGACGCGATCGATCGGGGTGATGCGGAATGGGCCCGGTCCGTCATGACCAGCCATATCCGGCGCGCATTTCATGTATTCGAAGCGGCCACTCAATCGCTCAGCCGTGAGAAATAG
- a CDS encoding isochorismatase family protein: MSRLDEDYSNAGFNKSLGFGATPVLLVIDFVMAYLEPDSPLYAGVEKELSVNERLVAAARTAGVPVIWTNVEYEPGGADGGHFYRKIGALTVFDRGSPLGAFPPSLQPEPGEHIVTKQYPSAFFDTGLADALREIGADCCVVTGLSTSGCVRASALDALQHGFIPLVVPDACGDRDQGVHDANIFDLQAKYADLLTVDEAEAYFSRLSD, from the coding sequence ATGAGCCGTTTGGATGAAGACTATTCGAATGCCGGGTTCAATAAGAGCCTGGGCTTCGGGGCCACTCCTGTCCTGCTCGTTATCGATTTTGTCATGGCCTATCTTGAGCCGGATTCACCGCTTTACGCAGGCGTTGAAAAGGAGCTCTCCGTCAATGAACGGCTCGTCGCTGCGGCGCGAACAGCAGGCGTTCCTGTCATCTGGACCAATGTCGAATACGAACCCGGCGGGGCCGATGGCGGTCATTTCTATCGCAAGATCGGCGCGCTGACGGTATTCGATCGGGGCAGTCCGCTCGGCGCTTTCCCGCCCAGCCTGCAGCCAGAGCCCGGTGAACACATCGTCACCAAGCAATACCCCAGCGCGTTCTTTGATACTGGCCTTGCCGATGCATTGCGAGAGATTGGCGCAGATTGCTGCGTTGTTACCGGACTTTCGACATCCGGGTGCGTGCGAGCTTCGGCGCTCGATGCGCTACAGCATGGGTTCATCCCGCTGGTCGTTCCCGACGCCTGTGGAGATCGGGATCAGGGCGTCCATGATGCGAATATCTTCGACTTGCAGGCCAAATATGCCGATTTGCTTACGGTCGATGAAGCCGAAGCCTATTTCTCACGGCTGAGCGATTGA
- a CDS encoding CaiB/BaiF CoA-transferase family protein: MAQGALDGLRLIEMGQLIAGPFCGQLMADHGAEVIKIEPPKVGDAMRAWGQGIPLWFSVVARNKKSITLNLREKEGQDIVRNLAAKSDFLLENFRPGTLEKWNLGWDELHAINEALIMIRVSGYGQTGPYASRAGYGGIGEAMGGMRYIAGEPDRPPSRAGISIGDSLAATYACLGALMALNHRHNTGQGQVVDSAIYEAVLAMMESTVTEYTVANHIRERTGSILPKIAPSNVYPTKDGSVLVAGNQNSVWTRMAAMMGVPELGDDPRYNSHMARGERQEELDIMIGEWTQQRTSNEVLDLCEEHGVPAGNMYRAPEMLEDPQFQARNALVELDHPEHENFVMQNVAPKLSETPGKIEWVGPELGEHNEQIYGELLGMDSATRVDLEDRGII, from the coding sequence ATGGCGCAAGGGGCATTGGATGGTCTGAGACTGATCGAAATGGGCCAGCTTATTGCCGGTCCTTTTTGCGGGCAACTGATGGCCGACCATGGCGCCGAAGTGATCAAGATCGAACCCCCCAAAGTCGGCGATGCGATGCGTGCCTGGGGTCAGGGTATCCCGCTCTGGTTTTCGGTAGTGGCACGCAACAAGAAGTCGATAACGCTCAACCTGCGCGAGAAAGAAGGCCAGGATATCGTCCGGAATCTGGCGGCAAAGAGCGATTTCCTGCTTGAGAATTTCCGTCCCGGCACATTGGAGAAATGGAATCTCGGCTGGGATGAGCTGCATGCAATTAACGAGGCGCTGATCATGATCCGGGTATCGGGCTATGGGCAAACCGGCCCTTATGCGAGCCGCGCCGGTTATGGCGGTATTGGTGAGGCGATGGGCGGAATGCGCTACATTGCCGGTGAGCCTGATCGACCACCGAGCCGGGCAGGAATTTCGATCGGCGATTCGCTGGCGGCTACTTATGCCTGTCTGGGCGCGCTTATGGCCCTCAACCATCGCCATAATACGGGCCAAGGTCAGGTTGTCGATTCGGCGATTTACGAGGCGGTGCTGGCGATGATGGAATCGACGGTGACGGAATATACTGTGGCCAATCATATCCGCGAACGGACCGGTTCAATCCTGCCCAAGATTGCGCCGTCCAATGTCTATCCGACCAAGGATGGCAGCGTGTTGGTGGCTGGCAATCAGAATAGCGTATGGACGCGCATGGCGGCAATGATGGGCGTGCCCGAATTGGGCGATGACCCGCGCTACAACAGCCATATGGCGCGCGGCGAGCGGCAGGAAGAGCTCGACATCATGATCGGCGAGTGGACCCAGCAACGGACCAGCAACGAGGTGCTCGATTTGTGCGAAGAGCATGGCGTCCCGGCTGGGAATATGTATCGCGCGCCCGAGATGCTCGAGGACCCGCAGTTCCAGGCGCGTAATGCCCTGGTCGAACTTGATCATCCCGAGCATGAGAACTTCGTCATGCAGAATGTTGCGCCCAAACTTTCCGAAACCCCGGGGAAGATAGAATGGGTCGGGCCGGAACTGGGCGAGCATAATGAGCAGATCTATGGCGAGCTGCTCGGCATGGACTCTGCCACGCGCGTTGACCTTGAAGATCGAGGAATAATCTAG